A genomic region of Octopus sinensis linkage group LG2, ASM634580v1, whole genome shotgun sequence contains the following coding sequences:
- the LOC115226512 gene encoding general transcription factor II-I repeat domain-containing protein 2-like, with translation MSCSKLSKKRKIEEECRVFNENWTEKYFFTDVGVKAACLICSETVAVFKEYNLKRHFQTKHANFGHNLSKQELQKKANDLAKHLKQQQNVFDKTSSLQRNATKASFILANKIAKQNKSFAEAEFIKDCMVDAVSVVCPEVKSKVEAISLSRRTIVRHIDAIAVNIHEQLLTASGRFQWFSIALDESTDIQDTAQLLIYIRGIDENFEITEELLSMESLKDTTTGKDLFNSVINSSIRSGLTLNKLASITTDGAPSLTGKHSGLVKLLNDKIKEDFPLHSVLSFHCIIHQESLCKSSLKLKHVIEPVVRAVNLIRSRGLKHRQF, from the coding sequence ATGAGTTGTTCGAAGCTATCTAAAAAGCGAAAAATTGAAGAGGAATGTcgtgtttttaatgaaaattggaCTGAAAAGTATTTCTTTACCGACGTTGGAGTGAAAGCTGCATGTTTAATTTGTTCTGAAACAGTTGCTGTGTTCAAGGAATATAATTTGAAACGCCACTTTCAAACGAAGCACGCCAATTTTGGACACAATTTATCAAAACAAGAACTgcaaaagaaagcaaatgatcTGGCAAAACATTTGAAGCAACAGCAAAATGTGTTTGATAAAACTTCCTCTTTACAAAGGAACGCGACAAAGGCAAGTTTTATATTGGCCAACAAAATTGCAAAGCAAAACAAGTCATTCGCAGAAGCAGAATTTATCAAAGATTGTATGGTTGATGCTGTCAGCGTTGTGTGTCCTGAAGTTAAATCAAAAGTAGAAGCCATTTCCCTGTCACGAAGAACTATTGTTCGTCACATTGATGCAATTGCCGTGAATATTCATGAACAGCTGTTAACAGCCAGTGGTCGATTTCAGTGGTTTTCTATTGCTTTAGATGAGAGTACTGATATTCAGGATACTGCTCAGTTACTCATTTACATCAGAGGAATTGACGAAAACTTTGAAATTACAGAGGAATTGTTATCTATGGAGTCTCTCAAAGACACTACTACTGGAAAAGATTTGTTCAACAGTGTCATTAACAGTTCAATCAGGTCTGGATTAACCCTAAATAAACTGGCCAGCATTACAACCGATGGAGCTCCTTCACTCACCGGTAAACATTCCGGCCTTGTGAAGTTGTTGAATGACAAAATCAAAGAAGATTTTCCACTACACAGTGTGTTGTCTTTTCACTGCATCATACATCAAGAAAGCCTTTGTAAGTCATCTTTAAAACTCAAACATGTCATCGAACCTGTGGTACGTGCAGTGAATTTAATAAGATCACGGGGATTGAAACACAGGCAATTCTGA